ACGCAACTACACTGGAAAGTATCATCACAAGTATTGTAGATCAGTTACCTGTCACAGAAATATGCCCGAACCTTTCCCTTTTTCCACAAAGAGTTATGGGTTATTGAATTGCTGATCGCTTAGCTGTTAGATCTGTTCTGGTGGCGGAGGCCCTGTCGGTAAAGGTGGGTGACTAGATTGCTATTGATCTTTAACTTTTAACGCTGTACACTTCCTACTCTTTCGTATCTCGCATCCCATTAATTCCCCGCAAATATTTATTATTTTGCAGTGCTAATAGGAATTACACTACACCAATTATGAGATTGATGATTATTTCAGGATTATGCCTGACGTTATTGATTGCCGCTTGTCAACCTCAAGCTAGTCCAACCACTGAAGTAGAAACAGACACGGTAACCACTGAGCAATTTCCCGAAAAAGCTTCTGCGCTTACTGTTTACGAAGTCAACATTCGGCAGCATACCGCCGAAGGTACTTTGAGTGCCTTTATTGACGATATGCCTCGCTTGCAAGAAATGGGTATTGGTATTTTGTGGATTATGCCCGTGCAACCTATTGGTAAGAAGAACCGCAAGGGGACGCTTGGTAGCTACTACTCTATTAGCGACTACCGAACGGTAAATCCCGAATTTGGTACTGCTGATGATTTTCAACGCTTGGTAGATACAGCTCACGAAATGGGAATGTACGTGATTCTGGATTGGGTACCGAACCATACTGCCTGGGATCATCCCTGGATTACTGAGCACCCCGATTACTACGCTAAAGATGAAGAAGGCAACATTACCTATGAAGCCGACTGGACCGATATTGCGTTACTCGATCATACTAATTCGCAGACCCGCCGGGAAATGATTGCTGACATGAAGTATTGGGTAGAGAAATTCAATATTGACGGTTTCCGATGCGATCACGCTGGCCACGAGATTCCACTCTACTTTTGGGAAGAAGCCACGGCCGAACTTGATCCGATCAAAGATTTATTCTGGCTCGCCGAGTGGGATGGAGCCCGAATGCACCTAGAGTTTGATGCTACTTACGCTTGGGAGCTGTTGCACTTAACCGATAAAGTAGGGAAGGGCGAGGCCAATGCTGATACGCTAGCTAATTGGATTTTGAAGGACTTACAAGAATATGGTCAGCACCCGCTACGGATGACAATGATTACTAACCACGACGAGAACTCCTGGAACGGAACGGTGTTTGAACGTTACGGCGACGGACACCAGACCTTTGCTGCGTTTATTTTTTCAGCCTACGGCATTCCGATGCTGTACAGTGGGCAGGAAGTGGGGTTAGATAAGCGATTGAAA
This region of Tunicatimonas pelagia genomic DNA includes:
- a CDS encoding alpha-amylase family glycosyl hydrolase, producing the protein MRLMIISGLCLTLLIAACQPQASPTTEVETDTVTTEQFPEKASALTVYEVNIRQHTAEGTLSAFIDDMPRLQEMGIGILWIMPVQPIGKKNRKGTLGSYYSISDYRTVNPEFGTADDFQRLVDTAHEMGMYVILDWVPNHTAWDHPWITEHPDYYAKDEEGNITYEADWTDIALLDHTNSQTRREMIADMKYWVEKFNIDGFRCDHAGHEIPLYFWEEATAELDPIKDLFWLAEWDGARMHLEFDATYAWELLHLTDKVGKGEANADTLANWILKDLQEYGQHPLRMTMITNHDENSWNGTVFERYGDGHQTFAAFIFSAYGIPMLYSGQEVGLDKRLKFFEKDTIDWSDSQQLQPFYTKLVALKKENPALWAGKVGGFPQRINEGPDVYAFKRQKDNNSVIGVMNFSAQPQELQLTDASVVGTYTDYFTEQSYELSTEAPLTLAPWQYLIFAQN